One Algibacter sp. L3A6 genomic region harbors:
- a CDS encoding DUF58 domain-containing protein: protein MKRIKPFYIQNRFFYGCLIVMVLFVLSFVFPRLFNLVKLLLLCLFALTFLDAILLFVAKKGIKGKRNLPEKFSNGDQNAIGVSIENFYTFPIFIRIIDEIPVQFQVRDFKIDRKLDASSLTELEYELRPTERGEYQFGKLNIYATSVFGLIARRFWFDDDQMIATYPSFIQLRKYNLLAISNNLLQYGVKKVRKLGHTMEFEQIKDYVLGDDLRTINWKATAKKNQLMVNQFQDEKSQPIYSVIDKGRVMKMPFDGLTLLDYAINAALVISNVALKKQDKAGIFSFSKKIENRVVAERRTSQMNLILEALYNVNTDYYESDFGRLYADVKRNITQRSLVLLYTNFETLDGLHRQLPYLKGIAKSHLLVVIFFKNTELDSIIDEKAETVQQAYDKVIAEKFAFEKRLIVNELKKYGIYSILTTPENLTIDTINKYLEIKARGLL from the coding sequence TTGAAACGTATTAAACCTTTTTACATACAAAACAGATTTTTCTACGGATGCCTGATTGTTATGGTCTTGTTTGTGTTAAGCTTTGTGTTTCCTAGGTTGTTTAATTTAGTGAAGTTGTTATTGCTATGTTTGTTTGCTCTTACGTTTTTAGATGCTATTTTATTATTCGTTGCAAAAAAAGGTATAAAAGGAAAACGAAATTTACCGGAAAAATTCTCTAATGGTGATCAAAATGCTATTGGTGTTTCTATTGAAAACTTCTACACATTCCCTATTTTTATTAGAATTATAGATGAAATTCCTGTACAGTTTCAGGTGCGTGATTTCAAAATAGATAGAAAGTTAGATGCTTCTAGCTTAACAGAATTAGAGTACGAACTGCGCCCAACGGAGCGTGGAGAATATCAATTCGGGAAGCTTAATATTTATGCCACATCGGTTTTTGGATTAATTGCAAGACGCTTTTGGTTTGATGATGACCAAATGATTGCTACGTACCCAAGTTTTATTCAATTACGTAAATATAATTTGCTTGCCATAAGTAATAATTTATTGCAGTATGGAGTTAAAAAAGTTAGGAAGTTAGGGCACACCATGGAATTTGAGCAGATTAAAGATTATGTTTTAGGTGATGATTTACGAACCATAAATTGGAAGGCTACTGCCAAGAAAAACCAATTAATGGTGAATCAGTTTCAAGATGAAAAATCTCAGCCTATATATTCTGTAATCGATAAAGGCCGTGTTATGAAAATGCCTTTTGATGGCTTAACTTTACTAGATTATGCTATAAATGCTGCTTTGGTAATATCTAATGTGGCTTTAAAGAAACAAGATAAAGCCGGTATTTTTTCATTTTCCAAAAAAATAGAAAATAGAGTCGTTGCGGAGCGCAGAACATCTCAAATGAATTTGATTTTAGAGGCGCTTTACAACGTGAACACCGATTATTACGAAAGTGATTTTGGACGTTTGTATGCCGATGTAAAACGTAATATTACGCAACGAAGTCTTGTTTTACTATATACTAATTTTGAAACCTTAGATGGTTTACACCGCCAATTACCTTATTTAAAAGGCATTGCTAAAAGTCATTTATTGGTAGTTATATTCTTTAAAAATACAGAGTTAGATAGTATAATAGATGAAAAGGCCGAAACCGTTCAACAAGCTTATGATAAAGTAATAGCAGAGAAATTTGCTTTCGAAAAACGACTTATCGTAAATGAACTGAAGAAATATGGTATTTATTCCATTTTAACAACTCCAGAAAATTTAACGATCGATACTATAAATAAATACTTAGAAATTAAAGCACGAGGCTTACTCTAG
- a CDS encoding AAA family ATPase translates to MDENNTPNNDNLDLGAEQQSFENTLDGHEAGQDSNLDFKSRIDLSELQEGIALIKNEIGKVIVGQKGMIDMLIASILANGHSLIEGVPGVAKTISAKLLAKSLDVGFSRIQFTPDLMPSDILGTSVFDMKSSEFQFKKGPIFSNMILIDEINRAPAKTQAALFEVMEERQITIDGNKFIMDLPFIVLATQNPVEQEGTYRLPEAQLDRFLFKIDVDYPNLEEEIEIINREQALQGGTKTEKITAHLSKEDISKFQVLVSQIIIESHLVKYIADIIVNTRSNPFLYLGASPRASIAILKASKAFAAMNGRDFVTPEDIKQAAIPVLQHRVIVTPEREMEGVTSKQIIKQIIEAVEIPR, encoded by the coding sequence ATGGACGAAAACAACACGCCAAACAACGATAATTTAGATTTAGGAGCAGAACAACAAAGTTTTGAAAATACTCTTGATGGGCATGAAGCCGGACAAGATTCTAATTTAGATTTTAAGAGTCGTATTGATTTAAGTGAGCTACAAGAAGGTATAGCACTTATAAAAAATGAAATAGGAAAAGTTATTGTTGGGCAGAAAGGGATGATCGATATGCTAATTGCTTCTATTTTAGCTAACGGCCATTCTTTAATAGAAGGTGTTCCGGGTGTTGCCAAAACCATTTCGGCTAAGTTATTGGCAAAATCATTAGATGTTGGTTTTAGTCGTATACAGTTTACACCCGATTTAATGCCAAGTGATATTTTAGGAACCTCGGTTTTCGATATGAAATCATCTGAATTTCAATTCAAAAAAGGACCTATTTTTTCGAATATGATTCTTATTGATGAAATAAATCGTGCGCCTGCAAAAACGCAAGCTGCTTTGTTTGAAGTTATGGAAGAACGCCAAATTACTATCGATGGTAATAAATTTATTATGGATTTACCATTTATTGTTTTGGCAACACAAAACCCTGTAGAGCAAGAAGGAACTTACCGTTTACCGGAAGCACAATTAGACCGTTTTTTGTTTAAAATAGATGTAGATTATCCTAATTTAGAAGAAGAGATTGAAATTATAAATAGAGAACAAGCCTTGCAAGGTGGCACAAAAACCGAAAAGATTACGGCACATTTAAGTAAAGAAGATATTTCTAAATTTCAGGTTTTGGTGAGTCAAATAATTATCGAATCACATTTAGTAAAATATATCGCTGATATTATTGTTAACACACGAAGTAATCCGTTTTTATATTTAGGCGCTTCGCCACGTGCATCTATTGCAATATTAAAAGCAAGTAAAGCCTTTGCAGCCATGAACGGACGCGATTTTGTAACACCCGAAGATATTAAACAAGCCGCTATTCCGGTATTGCAGCACCGTGTTATTGTTACTCCAGAGCGCGAAATGGAAGGCGTAACTTCTAAACAAATTATTAAACAAATTATAGAAGCTGTAGAGATCCCGAGGTAA